The nucleotide sequence ATGAAATCGGCATCGTACGGGTCGCAGTCGGAGGTCAGCAGATCGGCAGCATTCGCATCAGTACGGGCAATCACCAGCGTTGTTGTGCCGGCAACATCAGCCGCCAGACGGGCAGCAATCAGTTTTTGGACTGCTTCCTGGGTCGGTACCAGTACTTTACCGCCCATGTGGCCGCATTTTTTCACCGATGCCAGCTGATCTTCAAAGTGCACGCCGGCGGCTCCTGCATCAATCATGCTGCGCATCAGCTCGTAAGCATTCAGTACACCACCAAAGCCGGCTTCTGCATCAGCAACGATAGGCAGGAAGTAATCAATGCCGCCTTCTTCCGGGCTTTTGCCGTTTGCCCACTGAATCTGATCAGCGCGGCGGAAAGAGTTGTTAATACGTTTTACAACCGCAGGCACAGAATCGACCGGGTACAGAGACTGATCCGGATACATAGAGGAAGCTGTGTTGTTATCCGCAGCCACCTGCCAGCCTGACAGGTAGATCGCCTCAATTCCTGCTTTTGCCTGCTGTACAGCCTGACCGCCGGTCAGCGCGCCAAGACAGTTCACATAGCCTTTCTTGGCAGAGCCGTTCACCAGATCCCACAACTTATCAGCACCACGCTGAGCCAGTGTGTTCGCCGGTACGACCGAACCACGCAGATTAACCACTTCTTCCGCAGTATAAGTCCGCTTAACATGTTTCCAACGTGGGTTCTCCGCCCAATCCTTTTCAATGGCTTCGATCTGTTGCTGGCGAGTCAGTGTCATAATAAATCCCTCGTATTATGTGACGATATTTCGCAAAATCAGGACGTTCTGCGCTTCAGTTGTACTCAGTTTTCTTGGGCTTCCCCTGCCCGGAACAAGCCGGGCAGTGTTTATTGCACAATGTGCTTATTGTTGTGTTGCAGTTCCGGTTTGAATGTTTGCTTCACAGTTATTCCAGGTATTCGTAGCCAGGCAGTGTCAGGAAGGTGACCAGCTCATCACTGGTGGTCAGGCGCGCCATCATGGCAGCCGCTTCCTGAAATTGTCCTTGGCTGAAGCGCTCAGTACCGACTTCCTGCGCCAGGACTTGCATTTCTTCATCCAGCAACTGTTCAAACAGCGCTTTAGTGACAACCTGACCGTTACTGAGCGTTTTGCCGTGCTTGATCCACTGCCAGATGGACGCACGCGAAATTTCAGCGGTGGCAGCATCTTCCATCATGCCGTAAATCGGCACACAGCCGTTGCCTGAGATCCAGGCTTCGATGTACTGCACAGCAACGCGAATGTTATGGCGCATGCCTTCTTCTGTCCGTTCGCCGTCGCAGGGTGCCAGCAGTTCAGCTGCCGTGATGGGCGCATCGCTGTCACGGGTGACATCCAGCTGGTTGGAACGGGCGCCGAGACACTGATCAAACACAGCGCGGGCGGTGTCAGCCAGTCCCGGATGGGCGACCCAGGTGCCGTCATGGCCGTTGTTGGCCTCCAGCGCTTTATCAGTCTGGATCTTGTCCAGTACCCAGGCATTCCGCTCGGCATCCTTGGAAGGAATAAAGGCTGCCATACCGCCCATCGCAAACGCGCCGCGACGGTGACAGGTTCTGACCAGCAAGCGCGAGTAAGCGTTGAGGAAAGGTTTTTCCATGGTCACCACCTGACGATCCGGCAGGATCCGATCCGGATGGTTCCGCAATGTCTTGATATAGCTGAAAATGTAATCCCATCGGCCACAGTTCAGGCCCACAATGTGCTCTTTCAGGCTGAACAGAATTTCATGCATCTCAAATACCGCCGGCAGGGTTTCAATCAGCACAGTGGCTTTGATGGTACCGCGCGGCAGGCCTGCCTGATCTTCGGCAAAGCTGAATACATCGCTCCACCAGGCCGCTTCCTGATAAGCCTGCAGCTTGGGAACATAGAAGTAAGGCCCGCTACCGTTTTCCAGCAATTGTTTGTGGTTGTGATAGAAATACAGGCCAAAATCCAGCAAGGCGCCCGGAATCGGCTGGCCGTTCCATAAAAGGTGTTTTTCCGGCAGATGCAAACCGCGAACGCGACAAATCAGTACCGCGGGATCCTCTTTCAATGCATACACTTTCCCGGTTTCAGGCTGGGTGTAAGTAATCGTACGGTTGACTGCATCACGCAGGTTGCGCTGGCCGTCAATCACTGCGCTCCAGGCTGGCGCAAAAGAGTCTTCAAAATCTGCCATGAAGACTTTGACATTGGCATTCAGGGCGTTAATCACCATTTTGCGATCAACAGGACCTGTGATTTCCACACGACGATCCTGCAGATCAGACGGAATGTTCTGAATGGTCCAGTCACCTTCACGGATTTCCCGGGTCTCAGGCAGGAAATCAGGTAACTGCCCGGCATCCACAGACTGCTGACGCACTTCACGCGCTGCCAGCAGCTCCGGCACCCGGGAAGCAAATCGACTGACCAGTTGCTCCACAAAAGCCATCGCGTCATCACTCAGGATGTCTCGCTGTGATTCTGAAAGCGGTGCGACCAAGGTCAGCTGACCAAACTGGTGGTGATTTTCCATACCCATTTTTTGACTCCCCATTTACCCAAATCAGCCAAGTGTAACTAAATCACGACTTAATCCATGTGTCGGCTGATTTCCATCATAGACCACTTTCGGCCTCAACATGGCTATTACGTTGCCTTAACAAATCGCAAAAGGCAAACACGGTCAAAATTGAACACTAAAACAAAAACAAACAAAACATTAAAAATCAAAACTTTAAATAAAATAGAGCTATTGCTCAAAACACTGAATTAAAACAGTTTAAGACGATATATTCGGTTTTTACCCTCAGGCCGATTTCCCAGGCATATTTGTAAAGTATTACGTAATTAAATTACCAATTAACACTTAGTTAACAATTTAAAATATGA is from Photobacterium sp. TLY01 and encodes:
- the aceB gene encoding malate synthase A — translated: MENHHQFGQLTLVAPLSESQRDILSDDAMAFVEQLVSRFASRVPELLAAREVRQQSVDAGQLPDFLPETREIREGDWTIQNIPSDLQDRRVEITGPVDRKMVINALNANVKVFMADFEDSFAPAWSAVIDGQRNLRDAVNRTITYTQPETGKVYALKEDPAVLICRVRGLHLPEKHLLWNGQPIPGALLDFGLYFYHNHKQLLENGSGPYFYVPKLQAYQEAAWWSDVFSFAEDQAGLPRGTIKATVLIETLPAVFEMHEILFSLKEHIVGLNCGRWDYIFSYIKTLRNHPDRILPDRQVVTMEKPFLNAYSRLLVRTCHRRGAFAMGGMAAFIPSKDAERNAWVLDKIQTDKALEANNGHDGTWVAHPGLADTARAVFDQCLGARSNQLDVTRDSDAPITAAELLAPCDGERTEEGMRHNIRVAVQYIEAWISGNGCVPIYGMMEDAATAEISRASIWQWIKHGKTLSNGQVVTKALFEQLLDEEMQVLAQEVGTERFSQGQFQEAAAMMARLTTSDELVTFLTLPGYEYLE
- the aceA gene encoding isocitrate lyase, producing the protein MTLTRQQQIEAIEKDWAENPRWKHVKRTYTAEEVVNLRGSVVPANTLAQRGADKLWDLVNGSAKKGYVNCLGALTGGQAVQQAKAGIEAIYLSGWQVAADNNTASSMYPDQSLYPVDSVPAVVKRINNSFRRADQIQWANGKSPEEGGIDYFLPIVADAEAGFGGVLNAYELMRSMIDAGAAGVHFEDQLASVKKCGHMGGKVLVPTQEAVQKLIAARLAADVAGTTTLVIARTDANAADLLTSDCDPYDADFITGERTQEGFYRVRAGIDQAIARGLAYAPYADLIWCETATPCLEEARQFAEAIHAKYPDQLLAYNCSPSFNWEKNLDAETIAKFQQELSDMGYKYQFITLAGIHNMWFNMFELAHAYAQGEGMRHYVEKVQRPEFAAAEKGYTFVAHQQEVGTGYFDKMTNVIQGGNSSVTALTGSTEEDQF